A stretch of Oreochromis aureus strain Israel breed Guangdong linkage group 11, ZZ_aureus, whole genome shotgun sequence DNA encodes these proteins:
- the preb gene encoding prolactin regulatory element-binding protein: MGKKKVPDLYRAPFPLYSVKVDPDTGLVIIAGGGGASKTGIKNAVHFLDLQLVGEYQHSASLLHSHDTDTRATMNMAVGKGVIAAGQDGTCCLMQFKQCTQKEGKDANKDGKSKQQGNARLRAGKGDKCGQDGVTPSGNVSDMKDETIHISVTALAEVQSDLNPQDPLQKVVRFSPDQSLLLTGGTDGHIRIWEFPSLKKKFDFKAHEGEIEDLDISPGNKHLVTVGRDFACSVWSGNQLSMSLKWHETMSQIDEKTYRYLACRFGKVEDQKDALRLYTVQIPHKRDRKHPPCYLTKWDGRSLLPMLTAPCGTEVISSLAVSDSGTFLGLGTVTGSVAIYIAFSLQRLYYVHESHGIVVTDLAFLPHSMRGKNIKGSNETALLSVAVDSRCQLHRVARRRYFPVWLVLFFCGLLVVGVVLLLQNLFPGFI; encoded by the exons ATGGGGAAGAAGAAGGTTCCAGATTTGTACAGAGCCCCCTTCCCCTTGTACTCTGTGAAAGTGGACCCTGACACAGGGCTGGTGATCATAGCAGGAGGAGGGGGGGCCTCCAAGACGGGCATAAAGAACGCTGTG CACTTCCTGGATCTGCAGCTCGTTGGGGAATACCAGCACAGTGCCAGTCTGCTTCACTCCCATGATACTGACACACGTGCTACCATGAACATGGCTGTAGGTAAAGGTGTGATTGCTGCAGGACAGGATGGGACCTGCTGTCTGATGCAGTTTAAACAGTGCACGCAGAAAGAAGGCAAAGATGCTAATAAAGATG GGAAAAGCAAACAGCAGGGTAATGCCAGGCTACGAGCTGGGAAAGGAGACAAGTGTGGACAGGATGGAGTTACACCATCTGGAAACGTGTCAGATATGAAGGACGAGACGATTCACATCTCTGTGACTGCTTTAGCTGAAGTGCAGTCAGACCTGAACCCTCAGGATCCGCTTCAGAAAGTCGTCAGGTTCAGTCCTGACCAGAGCCTGCTGCTAACTGGAGGCACCGATGGGCACATCAGAATTTGGGAG TTTCCTTCCCTGAAGAAAAAGTTTGACTTCAAAGCACATGAAGGAGAGATTGAAGACTTGGATATAAGTCCTGGGAACAAG CATCTGGTGACCGTTGGTCGGGACTTTGCCTGCAGTGTATGGAGCGGCAACCAGTTGTCTATGAGTCTTAAATGGCATGAAACCATGTCTCAAATAGATGAGAAGACCTATCGATATTTGGCTTGCAG GTTTGGAAAGGTTGAAGACCAGAAAGATGCCCTGAGACTTTACACCGTGCAGATCCCCCATAAACGAGACAGAAAACATCCCCCGTGCTACCTCACCAAGTGGGACGGCAGGAGCTTATTGCCCATGCTGACGGCTCCCTGCGGCACTGAGGTCATCTCCAGTCTGGCTGTCAG TGACTCTGGAACATTTCTTGGCCTCGGAACTGTGACAGGATCAGTAGCAATCTACATCGCATTCTCCCTACAG AGGCTGTATTATGTACATGAATCACATGGCATCGTGGTGACAGACCTGGCCTTCCTGCCTCACTCCATGAGAGGCAAGAACATCAAGGGGAGCAATGAAACAGCCCTGCTGAGCGTAGCTGTGGACAGTCGCTGCCAACTACACCGTGTTGCCAGAAGAA GATACTTCCCTGTGTGGCTGGTGTTGTTCTTCTGTGGTCTCCTGGTGGTGGGAGTTGTTCTCCTCCTACAGAACCTCTTTCCAGGGTTTATTTAA